In Oryza sativa Japonica Group chromosome 11, ASM3414082v1, the following are encoded in one genomic region:
- the LOC4350428 gene encoding tropinone reductase homolog At5g06060, with protein MATASSINKRFSLAGATALVTGGSKGIGRAIVEELASFGATVHTCARNQAELSRCQEEWTAKGLAVTVSVCDVAVRADREALAGRVSAMFDGKLSILVNNAGTAYLKPAADLTPEETSRLMTTNFESCFHLSQLFYPLLKDSGRGSIVNISSVASVLAFHSLPIYSAAKGAMNQVTRNLACEWASDGIRVNSVAPGYIQTPLLTAFVAGNDFAQVEFNRLPLGRLGKPEDISSLVAFLCMPAASYITGQIICVDGGRMLS; from the exons ATGGCCACTGCCAGCTCTATAAACAAGAGGTTTAGCCTCGCCGGTGCCACGGCGCTTGTCACCGGTGGCAGCAAAGGCATCGG CCGCGCCATCGTGGAAGAGCTGGCGAGCTTCGGCGCGACGGTGCACACCTGCGCTCGGAACCAGGCGGAGCTGAGCAGATGCCAGGAGGAGTGGACGGCCAAGGGCCTCGCCGTCACCGTCTCCGTCTGCGACGTGGCGGTGCGCGCCGACAGGGAGGCGCTCGCCGGCAGGGTGTCCGCCATGTTCGACGGCAAGCTCAGCATCCTG gtgAACAACGCTGGGACGGCGTACCTGAAGCCGGCGGCGGACCTGACGCCGGAGGAGACGTCGAGGTTGATGACGACCAACTTCGAGTCGTGCTTCCACCTGAGCCAGCTGTTCTACCCTCTCCTCAAGGACTCCGGAAGAGGCAGTATCGTTAATATCTCGTCCGTCGCTTCTGTCCTCGCGTTCCATTCTCTTCCTATCTACTCGGCTGCCAAag GAGCAATGAACCAAGTCACAAGGAACCTGGCTTGTGAGTGGGCGAGCGATGGGATCAGAGTCAATTCCGTTGCACCGGGCTACATCCAGACTCCACTCCTAACTGCC TTCGTGGCCGGCAACGATTTCGCACAGGTTGAGTTCAACCGTCTTCCTTTGGGCCGTCTCGGTAAACCTGAGGACATCTCGTCGTTGGTGGCGTTCCTGTGCATGCCTGCGGCCTCCTACATCACTGGCCAGATTATATGCGTCGATGGGGGCCGTATGCTTTCTTAA